A section of the Ignavibacteriales bacterium genome encodes:
- a CDS encoding uracil-DNA glycosylase: MDANSLDELNKMICNCQKCDLWKTRTNFVFGVGNPNADLVCVGEAPGAEEDKQGKPFVGRAGQLLTKILEAINFQREDVYICNILKSRPPDNRNPLPFEIKQCEPYLIKQLELIKPKFILALGTFASQTLLKSKEPLGKLRGRFHSYNGIPMMVTYHPAALLRNPHWKKPTWEDVQLLKAEYDKVVNK; the protein is encoded by the coding sequence ATGGATGCAAACAGCCTGGATGAACTCAACAAGATGATCTGTAATTGTCAGAAGTGCGATCTATGGAAAACGCGGACTAACTTCGTTTTTGGCGTAGGGAATCCGAATGCTGATCTGGTTTGTGTTGGCGAAGCACCCGGCGCTGAAGAGGATAAACAGGGTAAGCCGTTCGTCGGAAGAGCCGGACAGCTGCTGACTAAGATTCTTGAGGCTATCAATTTTCAGCGAGAGGACGTATATATCTGTAATATCCTCAAATCCCGCCCGCCGGATAATAGGAATCCTTTGCCATTTGAAATAAAGCAATGTGAGCCATATCTTATTAAACAGCTTGAGCTGATAAAACCAAAGTTTATACTTGCTCTCGGCACGTTTGCGTCACAAACTTTGTTGAAGAGTAAGGAGCCTCTCGGTAAATTGCGTGGACGATTCCACTCGTACAACGGAATTCCGATGATGGTTACGTATCACCCTGCGGCATTGCTCAGAAATCCACATTGGAAAAAACCCACGTGGGAGGATGTTCAGCTTCTGAAAGCGGAATATGACAAAGTAGTAAATAAATAA
- the dnaB gene encoding replicative DNA helicase, protein MAKSTKKQTLELVDIPDENQDLGEGRIAPNALDLEENVIGAVMLDNMVMNEVLQILDSRHFYRPANGIIFQAMINLDAKKEPIDPNTLKEELRRMGKLDEIGGVEYIIDLSSAVSTSANADYYARIIFEKYILRYLINISSKIVNKCFDPTINTFTVLDEAEQKILDISESLSKKKIVSVKEEIEKLISELGDQRTNRSGIIGIPTGYVKLDELTVGLQKSELIIVAGRPSHGKTAFALNIARNAAVDHNKSIGLFSLEMSVRELILRLLAGEARVDGKLLKSGKSTPEDWNKVLNTYHKLKTNLYIDDSSELSILELRAKARRMKQDNDIDMIIVDYLQLVKGPDNAERRDLEVAYVSRGLKALAKELDIPVVACAQLNRGIEQRGKEKRPQLADLRESGAIEQDADVVMFVHRPIMGMKVDEHNPDHQELKRKAEIIIGKQRNGPTGDFELIFLNEYAKFENMHKSPRIDERSLSVDEEEDMPF, encoded by the coding sequence TTGGCAAAGAGTACAAAAAAACAAACGCTGGAATTAGTAGATATCCCCGATGAAAACCAGGATCTGGGTGAGGGGCGCATAGCCCCTAACGCGCTCGACCTTGAAGAGAACGTCATCGGCGCGGTGATGCTCGACAATATGGTTATGAACGAAGTTCTCCAGATACTCGACAGCAGGCATTTTTACCGCCCGGCTAATGGTATTATATTCCAGGCTATGATAAACCTGGATGCGAAAAAGGAACCGATAGACCCGAATACGCTCAAGGAAGAGCTGAGGCGGATGGGAAAACTGGATGAGATAGGAGGTGTAGAATATATCATAGACCTGAGCTCGGCAGTTTCTACTTCAGCAAACGCTGATTATTACGCAAGGATAATTTTCGAAAAGTATATACTGCGCTACCTGATTAATATCTCATCGAAGATCGTTAACAAATGCTTTGATCCTACTATAAATACTTTCACTGTACTGGATGAGGCGGAGCAGAAGATACTCGATATTTCCGAATCACTTTCCAAAAAGAAGATCGTTTCCGTAAAAGAAGAGATAGAAAAGCTCATCTCCGAACTAGGCGATCAGCGTACAAACAGAAGCGGTATCATAGGAATACCAACCGGTTATGTGAAGCTCGATGAGCTTACTGTAGGTCTTCAGAAATCTGAGCTTATAATCGTAGCAGGCCGTCCGTCACATGGTAAAACGGCTTTTGCGTTGAATATAGCCAGGAATGCGGCGGTTGATCACAACAAATCTATCGGCCTGTTCAGCCTGGAAATGTCCGTACGTGAATTGATACTAAGGCTTCTTGCAGGTGAGGCGAGAGTTGACGGTAAGCTCTTGAAATCCGGTAAATCGACTCCCGAAGACTGGAACAAAGTTTTGAACACATATCATAAGCTAAAAACGAATCTCTATATAGACGATTCGAGTGAGCTTTCTATACTTGAGCTGAGAGCAAAAGCAAGGAGGATGAAGCAGGACAACGATATAGATATGATAATCGTCGATTACTTACAGCTTGTAAAAGGACCTGACAACGCCGAGCGAAGAGACCTCGAAGTTGCATATGTTTCGCGCGGATTAAAGGCTCTTGCAAAGGAGCTCGATATACCGGTTGTCGCGTGCGCTCAGCTTAATCGTGGCATCGAGCAGAGAGGTAAGGAGAAACGCCCTCAGCTTGCCGATCTTCGTGAATCCGGTGCTATCGAGCAGGACGCTGACGTGGTAATGTTCGTACACAGACCCATCATGGGAATGAAAGTTGATGAACATAATCCCGACCACCAGGAGCTTAAACGTAAAGCGGAAATAATAATCGGTAAACAGAGAAACGGACCGACGGGAGATTTTGAATTAATATTCCTTAATGAGTATGCTAAGTTCGAGAATATGCACAAGAGCCCAAGGATAGATGAACGAAGCCTCAGTGTGGATGAAGAAGAAGATATGCCCTTCTAA
- a CDS encoding CPBP family intramembrane metalloprotease yields the protein MTDIRPNINKPVVPAFLLHIIGYVIIYSVLEIVAGFGDPLNPVFALIIALSVVATAAIVEVGLLKSRMSEVFSILGFGIPSGSSIIFAVVIALLLFLCFPLITSVTGYEFTLPTNWIRLALGVFVLHGIAEEVLYRGYLFNHLRQGRSFAKAVWMSVLFFTLAHIPIMITQGIFVGGTAVLLAAVSSFPLARLYERGNNTIWAPAIVHFAIDMVIPIVAGGEMTESAQKAVMMWMGTSMVIPYIAFLIPRSKAQRSIR from the coding sequence ATGACTGACATCAGACCAAATATTAATAAGCCGGTTGTGCCGGCTTTTTTATTGCATATAATCGGGTATGTAATAATTTATTCCGTGCTCGAGATCGTAGCCGGCTTCGGTGATCCTTTGAATCCGGTTTTTGCCTTGATCATCGCCCTATCGGTTGTTGCGACGGCCGCAATAGTCGAAGTGGGTCTTTTAAAATCAAGGATGAGCGAAGTCTTCTCTATCCTTGGTTTTGGTATTCCTTCCGGTTCCTCTATCATATTTGCAGTAGTAATTGCTCTTTTGCTATTTCTTTGTTTCCCGCTTATCACATCTGTAACCGGGTATGAGTTTACGTTGCCTACTAACTGGATCAGGCTTGCGCTGGGTGTCTTTGTATTGCACGGTATTGCAGAGGAAGTGTTATATCGCGGTTATTTGTTCAATCACCTTAGGCAGGGAAGGAGTTTCGCTAAAGCAGTTTGGATGTCTGTATTATTTTTCACACTCGCTCATATTCCGATAATGATTACTCAGGGGATATTTGTTGGAGGTACGGCTGTACTTCTTGCCGCGGTGTCGTCATTTCCGTTAGCTAGGCTTTATGAAAGAGGCAATAATACTATCTGGGCACCGGCTATTGTGCATTTTGCAATTGACATGGTGATACCGATTGTCGCGGGAGGAGAGATGACAGAATCAGCACAAAAAGCAGTGATGATGTGGATGGGAACAAGTATGGTTATCCCATATATAGCATTCTTAATTCCCCGTAGTAAAGCTCAGAGGTCTATTCGATAA
- a CDS encoding GNAT family N-acetyltransferase, with amino-acid sequence MSIKIRKAKKSDGKEFLRLINELADFEKLDRPDKKAQKRLLRDTFSDKPLIKVLLAFDKSSGKAVGYAIYFFTYSSFRARPTLYLEDIYISGDQRSKGIGQMYMAELRRIAEKKKCGRMEWVVLDWNVNAIKFYDKLGARQMNEWITYRIDL; translated from the coding sequence ATGAGCATAAAAATACGCAAAGCAAAGAAATCCGACGGCAAAGAATTTCTCCGTTTAATTAATGAGCTGGCTGATTTCGAAAAACTTGACCGTCCTGACAAAAAAGCCCAAAAACGGCTTCTGAGAGATACTTTTTCAGATAAACCGCTGATAAAAGTACTCCTGGCATTCGATAAGAGTTCCGGTAAAGCGGTCGGATATGCAATATACTTTTTCACATATTCGTCTTTCAGAGCGCGACCTACTCTATATCTGGAAGACATCTATATATCGGGAGATCAGCGAAGCAAGGGCATAGGGCAGATGTATATGGCTGAACTCAGAAGGATAGCAGAGAAGAAAAAGTGCGGGCGGATGGAATGGGTGGTTCTCGACTGGAACGTTAATGCGATAAAATTTTACGACAAGCTCGGCGCACGCCAGATGAACGAATGGATAACTTATCGAATAGACCTCTGA
- a CDS encoding DUF1460 domain-containing protein, which produces MDRRDFLKGAVLMSVSGVFLGRLSSGASRALSFFDDYEDMKCQKILKSFPASLQELPLNEIIAEVGKSFIGTEYVGGTLDENMKESLVIKVTGLDCVTFVENTLIMSRLVKRGKTEFEDYKKELEFIRYRDGNMDGYPSRLHYFSDWIYNNQQKGVVEDITSGIGGKPYNKTIDYMTTHPDSYKQLKNDPANFQAMENVEAEINSRQMYYIPKGEVDQYYDLLQTGDIIGTTTDIAGLDITHTGFIYKDDTGTYFMHASYPKKEVIISGEELKEYLAGNKKQSGIMVARPLAL; this is translated from the coding sequence ATGGATAGAAGGGACTTTTTAAAGGGTGCGGTGTTGATGTCTGTGTCAGGAGTTTTCCTGGGAAGATTATCGAGCGGAGCATCGAGAGCTTTGAGCTTTTTCGATGACTACGAGGATATGAAATGCCAGAAGATCCTCAAATCATTTCCTGCTTCACTGCAGGAGCTTCCTCTGAATGAAATTATTGCCGAAGTCGGTAAATCGTTCATAGGGACGGAATACGTCGGCGGCACGCTCGATGAAAACATGAAAGAATCGCTGGTGATAAAAGTAACCGGGCTCGATTGCGTAACATTTGTCGAAAATACACTTATAATGTCCAGGCTCGTAAAAAGAGGAAAAACGGAATTCGAAGATTATAAGAAGGAACTGGAATTCATCCGCTACAGGGACGGAAATATGGACGGCTATCCGTCACGTCTGCACTATTTTTCTGATTGGATATATAATAACCAGCAAAAAGGTGTCGTCGAAGATATAACTTCCGGTATTGGCGGAAAGCCTTATAATAAGACTATTGATTACATGACCACTCACCCTGATTCATATAAACAGCTTAAGAACGATCCTGCTAATTTCCAGGCAATGGAAAATGTGGAAGCCGAAATAAACTCTCGCCAGATGTATTATATACCAAAGGGTGAAGTGGATCAGTATTACGATCTTCTTCAAACCGGAGATATTATAGGCACGACAACGGACATCGCGGGGCTGGACATTACACACACCGGGTTTATTTATAAAGACGATACCGGGACGTATTTTATGCATGCTTCCTATCCTAAGAAGGAAGTGATTATCAGCGGTGAAGAGCTTAAGGAGTATCTTGCGGGCAATAAGAAGCAATCAGGCATTATGGTTGCGAGACCGCTCGCATTATAA
- a CDS encoding glycerol-3-phosphate acyltransferase: MTGFILFYIIACIVCYLIGSIPSAFLVLKKFHGKNIMDEGSGNVGAMNSFDVTGSKMTGFVVFAFDFLKGFIPVAVLIFVFDLYLPYIMIPAVMLVIGHNYSIFLKFKGGRGLATAAGASMLINYWLMVIWCFLFVATFLIKRNVHWGNVIATILMPLTVYILSGFILQFTLGYIDVGSGGYYTALEEQLFVFSSSISLIILLKHINPIVELLKKKENE; this comes from the coding sequence ATGACGGGATTTATTCTATTTTATATTATCGCCTGTATTGTGTGCTACCTGATAGGTTCCATTCCAAGCGCATTCCTGGTACTGAAAAAATTTCACGGTAAGAACATAATGGATGAAGGCTCCGGCAATGTCGGCGCTATGAATTCATTCGACGTTACTGGGTCTAAGATGACAGGCTTTGTAGTGTTCGCGTTTGATTTCCTCAAAGGATTTATTCCGGTGGCTGTTCTGATATTTGTATTCGATCTTTACCTTCCTTATATAATGATTCCTGCTGTAATGCTCGTTATTGGTCATAACTATTCTATCTTTCTTAAGTTCAAAGGTGGGAGAGGGCTTGCAACTGCTGCAGGAGCATCTATGCTGATCAATTACTGGTTGATGGTGATATGGTGTTTCCTCTTCGTGGCGACCTTCCTTATTAAAAGGAATGTACACTGGGGAAATGTGATCGCAACAATATTAATGCCTTTGACGGTGTATATATTATCGGGCTTCATTTTGCAATTTACGCTTGGTTATATTGACGTGGGAAGTGGCGGTTATTACACAGCCTTAGAGGAGCAACTATTTGTCTTCAGTTCCTCAATAAGTTTAATTATATTACTAAAGCATATTAATCCTATCGTAGAATTATTAAAAAAGAAAGAAAATGAGTAA
- a CDS encoding transketolase translates to MSKNPQLTSIDDLNEMARQIRRDIINELNIAQTGHSGGPLGMADIFTALYFNIMNVDNENPEMGERDFLFLSIGHIAPVWYPTLARRGYIPLEELKTLRQINGRLQGHPAPAKTHGVPGVEIASGSLGQGLSIAVGAALGLRLDGKSNHVYCICGDGELQEGQIWEALMTAAHHKCDNLTMIIDRNHCQIDNRTENVMEIEPLADKLRAFNWEVFEMDGHDMQAILDTIKAAKDFKGKPSVIIANTYMGKGVSFMEDKYQWHGVPPSHEQAEQALSELEPTKYGDFV, encoded by the coding sequence ATGAGTAAAAATCCCCAATTGACATCCATAGATGATCTAAATGAAATGGCTCGCCAGATTAGGAGGGACATTATTAATGAGCTGAATATTGCTCAAACCGGACACTCCGGGGGACCTCTTGGTATGGCGGATATTTTCACCGCACTCTATTTTAATATTATGAACGTAGATAATGAAAACCCGGAAATGGGTGAACGGGATTTTTTATTCCTTTCGATAGGACATATAGCGCCTGTTTGGTATCCTACACTTGCCCGGCGCGGATACATACCCCTGGAAGAGCTAAAAACGCTCCGCCAGATAAACGGCAGGCTGCAGGGCCACCCGGCTCCAGCAAAAACTCACGGTGTTCCGGGTGTAGAGATCGCGTCAGGATCTCTGGGACAGGGACTCTCTATTGCTGTAGGAGCGGCTTTGGGGTTAAGATTGGATGGGAAGTCGAATCACGTGTATTGTATATGCGGTGATGGTGAATTGCAGGAAGGGCAGATATGGGAGGCGCTGATGACAGCCGCGCATCATAAATGTGACAACCTTACAATGATAATAGACAGAAACCATTGCCAGATAGACAACAGGACCGAGAACGTGATGGAGATAGAACCGCTCGCGGATAAGCTGAGGGCGTTTAATTGGGAAGTTTTTGAGATGGACGGGCACGATATGCAGGCGATACTGGATACGATAAAAGCCGCGAAGGATTTCAAAGGGAAGCCGTCGGTGATAATAGCCAATACATATATGGGTAAGGGCGTTTCATTTATGGAAGACAAATATCAATGGCACGGCGTACCTCCATCACATGAGCAGGCAGAGCAGGCTCTCAGCGAGCTTGAACCGACAAAGTATGGTGATTTTGTGTAA
- a CDS encoding SDR family NAD(P)-dependent oxidoreductase encodes MESLKDKVIILTGASRGIGRATAINLSADNPKLVLVSRKRNDLDEVLPFLKGDKENVLFVEADVSSEEDCRKIVDEAIGKFGTVDVLINNAAQFGRYNVTELKMEDFDRIMNTNLRGVIYLTQLVLPYMIKQNGGTIVNISSTAGKRGYEGGTAYSASKHALNSFSECLNKEVRPNNIRVITVSPSSVDTRNKDESDIKKGGKGVYMRMEDVAESIALAIRLPQRALVNDIELWGTNPWK; translated from the coding sequence ATGGAATCTTTAAAGGATAAAGTTATAATCCTGACCGGTGCCTCACGAGGCATCGGCAGGGCAACCGCAATAAACCTCTCAGCAGATAATCCAAAACTAGTACTGGTTTCAAGAAAGCGTAACGATCTGGATGAAGTGTTGCCGTTTTTAAAGGGCGATAAGGAAAACGTGCTTTTTGTCGAGGCAGACGTGTCCAGCGAAGAGGATTGCAGAAAGATAGTGGACGAAGCCATAGGGAAATTCGGTACAGTGGATGTATTAATAAACAATGCGGCGCAATTTGGGCGATATAATGTTACTGAGCTTAAGATGGAAGATTTCGACAGGATTATGAACACAAATCTCCGCGGGGTAATATATTTAACACAACTTGTGCTACCCTACATGATAAAGCAGAACGGTGGTACAATAGTAAATATTTCGTCGACAGCAGGCAAACGCGGTTATGAAGGCGGTACGGCATACTCAGCTTCTAAGCACGCACTCAACTCATTCAGTGAATGTCTTAATAAAGAAGTTCGTCCGAATAACATTCGAGTTATTACCGTAAGTCCATCATCTGTTGATACCAGAAATAAAGATGAGTCTGATATTAAGAAAGGCGGGAAAGGTGTTTACATGAGGATGGAAGATGTGGCAGAGTCGATCGCGCTCGCTATAAGGCTTCCCCAGCGTGCTTTGGTAAATGACATAGAGCTTTGGGGAACCAATCCATGGAAATAG
- a CDS encoding VOC family protein yields the protein MRSEAKLTAVAPTLLVADMKKSIEYWKDKLGFELVNTFGENTFAIMKRDNNYVMFGQVKDPSEIKPYWKIREKTSNIYFWTDDVETLYKEFKENGATIDWDLYTAPYGVKEFGINDPDGYDIAFGEILR from the coding sequence ATGAGATCAGAAGCAAAGCTTACAGCGGTGGCGCCGACTCTTTTAGTTGCCGATATGAAAAAAAGCATTGAATACTGGAAGGATAAACTTGGTTTTGAGCTTGTGAATACCTTTGGTGAGAATACTTTTGCCATAATGAAAAGGGATAATAACTATGTAATGTTTGGGCAGGTCAAAGATCCTTCCGAAATTAAGCCCTACTGGAAGATCCGTGAAAAAACCTCCAATATCTACTTCTGGACGGATGATGTAGAAACGCTATACAAGGAATTCAAAGAGAACGGAGCAACAATCGACTGGGATCTATATACTGCACCTTATGGTGTGAAGGAATTTGGAATAAATGATCCGGATGGTTATGATATAGCCTTTGGGGAAATCCTCCGTTAA